The Acidobacteriota bacterium genome contains a region encoding:
- a CDS encoding metalloregulator ArsR/SmtB family transcription factor has protein sequence MAQRPRARDLLGPTLPRGQLRTGLTFVVHFDILMIVMGEPAIKDPVPDGACEVLLFDEELVKRARERILSDEQAQEIAEQFKMLAHPTRVQILRALADQELCVCDLAQVLDLSVSATSYQLQLMRRLKLVRYRRTGKFAYYRVSSEFVSAMLKDGLFHLGQCERTSP, from the coding sequence ATGGCTCAACGGCCGAGGGCTAGGGATCTCCTGGGCCCTACGCTCCCGCGCGGGCAACTGCGAACCGGGTTGACTTTCGTAGTTCATTTCGACATTCTCATGATCGTTATGGGTGAACCTGCCATCAAGGACCCTGTTCCAGACGGTGCCTGCGAGGTTCTGCTTTTCGACGAAGAGCTCGTCAAGCGAGCCAGGGAGCGGATTCTGTCGGACGAGCAGGCTCAGGAGATCGCCGAGCAGTTCAAGATGCTCGCACACCCAACCCGAGTACAGATTCTTCGGGCACTCGCCGATCAGGAACTCTGCGTCTGTGATCTCGCACAGGTCCTTGATCTGTCGGTCTCGGCTACTTCCTACCAGCTTCAGCTGATGCGGCGACTCAAGCTAGTGCGATACCGTCGCACCGGAAAATTTGCCTACTACCGAGTTTCAAGCGAGTTTGTCTCGGCAATGCTGAAGGATGGTCTATTTCATCTCGGTCAGTGCGAGAGGACCTCCCCATGA